A window of Candidatus Kryptoniota bacterium genomic DNA:
TCGGCTCACTACTGTAAACAAAGATCGGATGTGAGAATGAAACGGAAAAGGAAAAGACAGCGACGGCGACGATGATAATGAAGAGGGAGGTTCCCTTGCGGGGAATCATCTAAACATTGCTTTGATGCTGCCCCATGTTCGTTTTGCAACATCCGAAATGCTGGACTGGTATGTGAATGCCACAGTGATCTGGGCCGAGTAAGTTGAGCTGCCGTCAAAGCCGTCCGCACGTACCATGTAGATAAAATATGATGGAGAGGTAGTCTTATAGATTCCCTTGTCGGTGAATTGGTAAATGCTTCCGGCTCCGGTGGGATTCACGGTCCCAATCGGATAAAACTGGTTGTCCACTTGTGAGCTCTTCTCGACCACGAAGTCTTTCACTCCGTCTTCCTGTGAGGTCGACCACTGGATCACAATATTATCACCCTCAGCAGAACCTCGCACGTCCGAATAAGTGACCGACGACGTGGGCGAAAGCGCTAAGGAAATGATCGCGAAGAGACCGGCAACGTATCGCATTGGTATGGAAATTTATCCTGAAGCCATTTTTAAGTCAAGACTCTTTGGCACGAATGTGATTTGCCTTGGGATGGATCGATCCGGATGGAGAATGCAGTCGGAAACCACCGCTTCAGGTCGATTTAACGCGACTTTCTTGATTTTGGAATCATTCTTCCTCGTTTTCTTGTTAGAATCATATGATGTTATTTTTAAAAATGGGTGGAAAACGCCTGAAATCTCTCTCTCCATCATGGTGTACGCCTTTTCACGTCACTCAATCGATACCTTTAAACGGTATTGAAGATACGCCCGCCTGACGATAAATTATACGTCTATGCTGCAATACTTCGTCGACCTGCTGAAGATTTCGCTCCCCATTCTATATTTGTTCACGCTATTCCTTTATGGGCTCGCGTTCTTCCTGGATGAACAGTTTGGGATCAGGAATAGAACACGATTTCTGCTGGCGACAATCGCAATCCATTTCGTCTATCTGCTCAGCAGGACACTGTTGACAGGTCATCCGCCGGTTACTTCGGTGTTTGAAATCATGAGCGTGGTGTCATTCACGGTGGCGCTGGCTTACGTGTACATTGAGATGCGGTCTAAAGTGAAAGAGACCGGGCTGTTCATAATCAGTCTCGCTTTTCTTTTTGAAATGGTCTCGGCGGCATTTATAAAGGACGAGATTCATCTTAACCCGGTATTGAAATCGAGTGTGCTCGGAATCCACGTTGGTAGCGCCATGCTGGGTTACAGCGCACTTGCAATATCTGCGGTCTATGGCGGATTATATTTGATGATGTACCATGAAATAAGATCGAACAAATTCGGAATTGTATACAGAAAACTTCCCGACCTTCAAACACTCGAGAAGTTGAGTTACCGGTCGATCATCCTCGGATTCGCGCTCCTCAGCGTGGTAATACTGGTGGGATACGCGTGGCTTCCGAAGACAATCGATAATTTTTCGTACTCCGATCCGAAACTGATAATAACCGATGTCGTCTGGGCCGTGTACTTCTTCGAGTTAATGACAAAAAGGGCGATGAGGTGGACCGGCCGGACAATGGTGATAATTTCAATCGTCGGATTCTGTCTGACGTTGGTATCCATGGTGGTTGTGAATGTCTTCTTACAAAGTTTTCATAATTTCAAATAGAAAGATGGCAGTCCCGGGCGATTACCCTCTGCCTGCCGATTGGCTGGCCGGGGAGGACTGAACGGATATGTTGAAGCTGACAGCGGTGTCCATAAATCATAGGACCGCGAATGTCGAAGCGCGGGAGAAAATTTTCTACAGCCCGGAAGAGATCCGGAAGATCTCGGAAGAATTGAGATCTATTGGTCGCGAGTCTCTCCTGGTCTCTACCTGCAACAGGACTGAATTGTATCTTATCCCGTCCACAACTCCGAGGATGCACGCCGACCTTTATGGTCTCATCCGAAGGGGGAAGAATCTCTCCGAGAACGAGTTCCAGGTTGATTTCGAAACCTTCGAGGGCTTTGACGCGGTCAGCCACCTTTTCTCGGTGGCCTCCGGGATTGACTCGCTCATGCTGGGCGACATTCAGATTCTCGGCCAGGTCAAGGAAGCTTACAATACGGGTGTTGAGCTTGGAATGGTAGGATCAATTCTTCATCACGCTTGCCAGGTTGCGCTGAAGGCGGGCAAGCGGGCGAAGACCGAGACAAAAATCTCGGAAGGGGCTGTGTCGGTGAGTTATGCGGCGGTCGAGCTTGCCGAGAAGATTTTCGGAAACCTGCGTGGGAAGACGGTGATGCTGATCGGAGCGGGAGAGACTGCAGAGCTTGCCGCGAAGGATCTCAAGCCGAAAGATATAAGTCATCTATATATTGCGAACCGCACTCTGGAACGCGCGCAGAATCTTGTGCGTGAAATCGGGTTCGGCGAGGCAATCCCGCTGGAGGGCATGGGAGAACGGCTTCCCCGGGTAGACATGGTCATATCGAGTGTCGGAGGATCTGATTTCGTATTGACCCGCGAGATTGTGGCGAACGCGATGAAAGGACGTGAGAACAGCCCGCTTCTCATTGTCGATATCGGCGTGCCTCGAAACGTCGATCCTGCGGTAAGAAAGATATCAAATGTGTTTCTGAACGACATCGACTCGTTGAATCTCATAGTGCAGAAGAATCTTGAGATGCGCCGCGCTGAAATTGTTGCAGTCAGGCGCGTACTGAACGAAGAGCTGAATGATTTCATTAAATGGTACAATTTGCTGGAGGTCGGACCGACGATAAAGCTGCTGCGCGAGAAAATCGAGCGAATCAGGTCCGAGGAGGTCAGGCGGAACAAGAACAGACTCAACGAGAGCGACACTGAACTCGTGGATGAAGTCACAAAATCCATTGTGAACAAGATCCTGCACGAGCCGCTTACCAATTTGAAGAATGCAGAGAATGGAATTTCGCTCGTCGACCGGGTAAAGCTGATCAAGTATCTGTTCGGACTTTCCGAAGATGCTGCCAGAGACGAAGATGAAAAAAGTTAGGATCGGAACGAGGGGCAGCCAGCTCGCACTCTACCAGTCACAGATCGTTGCTGGATATCTGGAAAAATCTTTAGGTGCGGGTTCGGTCGAGATAATAACAATTAAAACCACCGGCGACAAGATTCTTGACGCTCCCCTTTCGAAGATAGGTGACAAAGGACTCTTTACTAAAGAGATAGAGAAAGCCCTCCTTGGTTCCGAGATTGACTGCGCCGTGCACAGTCTCAAGGATTTACCGACTGTTCTTCCGGACGGGTTGGAGATCACTGCGTTCAGCGAACGGGAAGATGTGCGCGACGCGCTTGTTGCCCGGGACGGGATGAAATTCCTCGAGCTCCCCAAAGGGTCCACTCTTGCGACTGGTAGTCTGCGGCGACGATCTCAGATACTTCATTTGAGAAGCGATCTTAACCTTGTGGACATGCGAGGGAATCTCAACACTCGGTTAAAGAAACTTGAGGAGGAGGGATACGCGGGTATGATGCTCGCATACGCGGGAATAAAACGTCTCGGGATGGCTAACAGGGTCACAGAAATATTGGAACCATCCGTCATCCTCCCGGCGGTCGGGCAGGGCGTCATCGCTGTCGAGTCGCGGGCGTCGGACGATAGAATGAAAGAACTGATGAGAGGCTACAATGATCACGATTCTAAAATCGCCGCCCTCGCCGAACGCGCGTTCCTCAGGCGCCTCGAAGGCGGATGCCAGGTACCGATTGGTGTATACACATCACTTGGAGAGAATAAGGTGACCGGGATGGTTGCCTCCCTCGACGGCGAAACGATCGTCAGAGAAGCGGTGGCGTTTGATAAGAAGGATCCGGAGAAAACCGGCACTCTTCTCGCTGAAAAACTTTTGACGATGGGAGCCGGCACGATACTCGAAGAAATAAGACGTGAATTTGAAAACGGGAATTTGAAAGCAGGCTCCCGGGATCGCGCGGACTGAAGGAGTTCCTAGTTGCATACTGACTTGCCTTTGTCGCGCAAGCGCATTGTCGTTACACGTACCGAAGATCAATCTGAAAGTGTTGCTGCCACACTCAAGGCGCTGGGAGCGGCGGTCCTCGTGGTCCCGACGATCAGGATCGAACCCGTGGAGCTGACCCGGGAAGAGGTAAAACGTATTTCTGCGTACTGCGAATATGATATAGTGATCTTCACTTCGTACAATTGCGTGAAGAATTTCTTTCGCCATGCTCCGGCGCGTGACCCGGGCGGCAAGCGTCCGGTGATCGTTGCGATCGGAAAGAAAACCGCTGAAGCGCTCTCTGACATCAAACTTGAACCGGACATCGTTCCCTCAAAATTCAGTTCGGACGAACTTATTAAAGGAATTACAAATCTCGATTGGCGGGGCAAAAGAGTCCTGATCCCCAGGGGAAGTATCTCGGGAAATGAAATCAAAGAATTCGTCGAGTCAAGCGGCGGTATCGCGGATGACGTCATCGTCTATAGGACGGTGATAAACCGTCTCCTCGACCCCGAGCTCAAGGACGAAATCGCTTCGGGGAAATTCGATACGGTTGCATTCTTCAGTCCTTCCCAGGCGAGGAACTTTGTAAGTATTTTTGGTCCGGATGTCCTCGTAGGAAAAGAGATAGCCGCCATCGGCCCGACGACACGAAATGCGATCGAGGAAATGGGACTTCATGTCGATGTGATACCGGGAAACGCGACAACGGAAGAATTAATTGCGAGTCTAATTGAGCATGAAAAAGCTTAGTAACGATCTGCTACTGCAAGTGATCAGCGGCAAAAGCGCTGAACGGACACCTGTATGGATCATGCGCCAGGCGGGAAGGTACCTGCCGGAGTATATGGCGGTCCGTGCCAGGCATGATTTTCTTACGATGTGTAAGACTCCGGAACTTTCATCCGAAGTCACCGTTCAACCTGTCGACATTGTCGGTGTGGATGCGGCGATTATCTTCTCCGACATCCTGGTCCTGCCGGAGGCGATGGGGATGAACCTCGTCGTCGAGGAAGGTAAGGGCGGTCCGCGATTCACTAACCCGATTAAGAGCAGGACTTCCCTCGGGCAAGTTCACGACGCGGATTGCCGGAGGGACCTGAAATATGTTTCGGATGCACTGAGACTAACGGTGGAGAGACTGCAAGGGCG
This region includes:
- the ccsA gene encoding cytochrome c biogenesis protein CcsA, with amino-acid sequence MLQYFVDLLKISLPILYLFTLFLYGLAFFLDEQFGIRNRTRFLLATIAIHFVYLLSRTLLTGHPPVTSVFEIMSVVSFTVALAYVYIEMRSKVKETGLFIISLAFLFEMVSAAFIKDEIHLNPVLKSSVLGIHVGSAMLGYSALAISAVYGGLYLMMYHEIRSNKFGIVYRKLPDLQTLEKLSYRSIILGFALLSVVILVGYAWLPKTIDNFSYSDPKLIITDVVWAVYFFELMTKRAMRWTGRTMVIISIVGFCLTLVSMVVVNVFLQSFHNFK
- the hemA gene encoding glutamyl-tRNA reductase, with the translated sequence MLKLTAVSINHRTANVEAREKIFYSPEEIRKISEELRSIGRESLLVSTCNRTELYLIPSTTPRMHADLYGLIRRGKNLSENEFQVDFETFEGFDAVSHLFSVASGIDSLMLGDIQILGQVKEAYNTGVELGMVGSILHHACQVALKAGKRAKTETKISEGAVSVSYAAVELAEKIFGNLRGKTVMLIGAGETAELAAKDLKPKDISHLYIANRTLERAQNLVREIGFGEAIPLEGMGERLPRVDMVISSVGGSDFVLTREIVANAMKGRENSPLLIVDIGVPRNVDPAVRKISNVFLNDIDSLNLIVQKNLEMRRAEIVAVRRVLNEELNDFIKWYNLLEVGPTIKLLREKIERIRSEEVRRNKNRLNESDTELVDEVTKSIVNKILHEPLTNLKNAENGISLVDRVKLIKYLFGLSEDAARDEDEKS
- the hemC gene encoding hydroxymethylbilane synthase; translated protein: MKKVRIGTRGSQLALYQSQIVAGYLEKSLGAGSVEIITIKTTGDKILDAPLSKIGDKGLFTKEIEKALLGSEIDCAVHSLKDLPTVLPDGLEITAFSEREDVRDALVARDGMKFLELPKGSTLATGSLRRRSQILHLRSDLNLVDMRGNLNTRLKKLEEEGYAGMMLAYAGIKRLGMANRVTEILEPSVILPAVGQGVIAVESRASDDRMKELMRGYNDHDSKIAALAERAFLRRLEGGCQVPIGVYTSLGENKVTGMVASLDGETIVREAVAFDKKDPEKTGTLLAEKLLTMGAGTILEEIRREFENGNLKAGSRDRAD
- a CDS encoding uroporphyrinogen-III synthase; the protein is MHTDLPLSRKRIVVTRTEDQSESVAATLKALGAAVLVVPTIRIEPVELTREEVKRISAYCEYDIVIFTSYNCVKNFFRHAPARDPGGKRPVIVAIGKKTAEALSDIKLEPDIVPSKFSSDELIKGITNLDWRGKRVLIPRGSISGNEIKEFVESSGGIADDVIVYRTVINRLLDPELKDEIASGKFDTVAFFSPSQARNFVSIFGPDVLVGKEIAAIGPTTRNAIEEMGLHVDVIPGNATTEELIASLIEHEKA